The following are from one region of the Gossypium hirsutum isolate 1008001.06 chromosome D03, Gossypium_hirsutum_v2.1, whole genome shotgun sequence genome:
- the LOC107949816 gene encoding eukaryotic translation initiation factor 5A, which yields MSDEEHHFESKADAGASKTYPQQAGTIRKNGYIVIKNRPCKVVEVSTSKTGKHGHAKCHFVGIDIFTAKKLEDIVPSSHNCDVPHVNRTDYQLIDISEDGFVSLLTDSGDTKDDLRLPTDENLLKQIKDGFAEGKDLVVSVMSAMGEEQICALKDIGPK from the exons ATGTCGGACGAGGAGCATCATTTCGAGTCCAAGGCCGACGCCGGCGCTTCCAAAACCTACCCTCAGCAGGCCGGCACCATCCGCAAGAACGGTTACATCGTCATCAAAAATCGCCCCTGCAAG GTTGTTGAAGTTTCCACCTCCAAGACCGGGAAGCATGGTCATGCAAAGTGTCACTTTGTTGGAATCGATATCTTCACTGCCAAGAAGCTCGAAGATATTGTTCCTTCTTCCCACaattgtgat GTTCCGCATGTCAATCGTACTGACTACCAGTTGATTGACATTTCTGAGGATGGATTT GTGAGTTTGCTGACTGATAGTGGAGACACTAAGGATGATCTGAGGCTCCCAACTGATGAGAACTTGTTGAAACAG ATCAAGGATGGTTTTGCTGAGGGAAAAGACCTGGTTGTGTCTGTGATGTCTGCAATGGGGGAGGAGCAGATCTGTGCTCTGAAGGACATTGGTCCTAAGtaa